CGCAACTCCTATCGTAAACTTACGAATTCCGAAAATAACTTTTTTTTCAAACATTGGTGATTTTTTTACTAAACGCAAACGTTTTCTATTCATGCCGTACTCCTTTGGTATGTATAATATGATAATAGTATATAAAAAATATTTTCTTTTGCAAACGTTTTCTTAATTGTTATCGGTAACAGCTTTCTTAATCAAAAAAGGGATTGTACTCTTTATTTACCCAGTCATCGTACCCATCAACACTGGATTTAACAACCCCTCTATTAGTTATGTAGCATCATTCATTTTATGCTCTAGTACTTTCTCTCACTACCAAGCTAGCTTGGCAAAATCGCTTTTGTTCCTTTAATTCACAGCCCTCCACCAGAGTCATTAACTGATTAACAGTAATTCTCCCCATTTTTCGGAACGGTTGCCGCATAGTGGTTAATTGAGGACGAGAAACGCGGTCAATAAAGATTCCATCAAATCCAATAATCCCATAATCTTCTGGGACTCTCTTTGATGAAAACAATAACCCCCGCTCAATACCAAGCGCTATGCGATCAGAAGCACATATAAAGCAAGTATTGGGTGATAACAAGTCCAATTGTCTTACAAAGTCTTCTGATACCCTAGACCTGTTTTCTAGACGATAAATTTTAGGGGGATGTCCCAATTCCTCCATTGCCTCTACATACCCAGCTTCCCTAGATTGTGCAAAGGCATCTGGCAAATCTATCCCAACAAATACGACCTGTTCATAGCTTTTCTCAAAGGCAAAACGACTTGCTTGGTAGGTTGCTTCCTTATTGTGTGTATCTACAAACGGAAGTCCCACCATATTTTCGCCAAATAAGACTACGGGTTTCAACAAACTCCGCAACCAGCCATAATCTTCTATACGCGCGCCCGTGACAATGTAGCCGTCACATTGTTCTGTCACTTGATTCCGATCCGTCACAATTTGCATTGTATAGTTTTTTTCGCTCAGTCCG
The sequence above is a segment of the Streptococcus suis genome. Coding sequences within it:
- a CDS encoding LacI family transcriptional regulator, whose product is MTTLADVAKRANVSKMTVSRVLNHPELVTEELKQMVLLAMKELDYQPNVVAKALAQQRTLTVQVIILEEMETVEPYYAELIAGISLGLSEKNYTMQIVTDRNQVTEQCDGYIVTGARIEDYGWLRSLLKPVVLFGENMVGLPFVDTHNKEATYQASRFAFEKSYEQVVFVGIDLPDAFAQSREAGYVEAMEELGHPPKIYRLENRSRVSEDFVRQLDLLSPNTCFICASDRIALGIERGLLFSSKRVPEDYGIIGFDGIFIDRVSRPQLTTMRQPFRKMGRITVNQLMTLVEGCELKEQKRFCQASLVVRESTRA